From the genome of Gracilinanus agilis isolate LMUSP501 chromosome 2, AgileGrace, whole genome shotgun sequence, one region includes:
- the LOC123235433 gene encoding LIM and SH3 domain protein 1-like yields MNPNCARCGKIVYPTEKVNCLDKYWHKACFHCETCKMTLNMKNYKGYEKKPYCNAHYPKQSFTMVADTPENLRLKQQSELQSQVRYKEEFEKNKGKGFSVVADTPELQRIKKTQDQISNIKYHEEFEKSRMGPSGGEGSDPERRNSQDSSNYRRPQEQQQLPHHIPASAPVYQQPQQHQQQQQQQQPSPSYGYKEPAAQVSIQRNAPGAGGKRYRAVYDYSAADEDEVSFQDGDTIVNVQQIDDGWMYGTVERTGDTGMLPANYMEII; encoded by the coding sequence ATGAATCCCAATTGCGCGCGGTGCGGCAAGATTGTGTACCCCACGGAGAAGGTGAACTGTTTGGACAAGTACTGGCACAAAGCCTGCTTCCACTGTGAGACCTGCAAGATGACACTGAATATGAAGAACTACAAGGGCTATGAGAAGAAACCCTACTGCAATGCACACTACCCCAAGCAGTCATTCACGATGGTGGCCGACACTCCTGAAAACCTGCGTCTTAAGCAGCAGAGTGAGCTCCAGAGCCAGGTGCGttataaggaagaatttgaaaagaacaaGGGGAAGGGCTTCAGTGTGGTGGCTGATACACCTGAGCTTCAGAGGATTAAGAAGACCCAAGACCAAATCAGTAATATAAAGTACCATGAAGAATTTGAGAAGAGCCGGATGGGTCCCAGTGGGGGTGAGGGCTCTGACCCTGAACGCCGAAATTCCCAAGATAGCAGTAACTACCGTCGACCCCAGGAACAGCAGCAGCTGCCACATCACATCCCAGCCAGTGCCCCTGTTTACCAGCAGCCTCAGCaacaccagcagcagcagcagcagcagcagccatcACCGTCCTATGGCTACAAGGAGCCAGCTGCCCAGGTCTCAATACAACGCAATGCCCCAGGAGCAGGAGGGAAGCGGTACCGTGCTGTGTATGACTACAGTGCAGCCGATGAAGATGAGGTATCATTCCAGGATGGTGACACCATTGTGAACGTGCAGCAGATTGATGATGGCTGGATGTATGGCACTGTGGAACGTACGGGTGACACGGGCATGCTGCCAGCCAACTACATGGAGATCATCTGA